One window of Curtobacterium sp. 458 genomic DNA carries:
- a CDS encoding RluA family pseudouridine synthase, with product MTESRSLPVPDGLAGERVDAAIAKLLGFSRSFAAEVVAAGGVTVDGVTVDKSDRLHADSWLQVEWTPKEAPRIVPVEVPGMTVVHDDEDIVVVDKPIGVAAHPSPGWDGPTVPGGLAAAGFTIATSGAAERAGIVHRLDVGTSGLMVVAKTELAYTHLKRAFKERTVDKVYHALAQGHPDPTSGTIDAPIGRHPSSDWKFAVTADGKPSVTHYETLEAFRSATLLEVHLETGRTHQIRVHMAATRHPLVGDTMYGADPVLAEELGLTRQWLDAVRLGFEHPRTGSWVEFEASYPDDLQQALDRIRAA from the coding sequence GTGACCGAGTCCCGTTCGCTCCCCGTCCCCGACGGTCTCGCCGGTGAGCGTGTCGACGCCGCCATCGCGAAGCTGCTCGGGTTCAGCCGGTCGTTCGCGGCCGAGGTCGTCGCCGCCGGCGGCGTGACCGTCGACGGCGTCACCGTGGACAAGTCCGACCGGCTGCACGCCGACTCGTGGCTGCAGGTCGAGTGGACGCCGAAGGAAGCCCCGCGGATCGTCCCGGTCGAGGTGCCGGGCATGACGGTCGTGCACGACGACGAGGACATCGTCGTCGTCGACAAGCCCATCGGCGTCGCAGCGCACCCGTCACCCGGGTGGGACGGCCCGACCGTCCCCGGGGGCCTCGCCGCCGCGGGCTTCACGATCGCGACCTCCGGGGCCGCCGAGCGGGCGGGCATCGTGCACCGGCTCGACGTCGGCACGTCGGGGCTGATGGTCGTCGCCAAGACCGAGCTCGCCTACACGCACCTGAAGCGGGCGTTCAAGGAGCGCACGGTCGACAAGGTCTACCACGCGCTCGCGCAGGGCCACCCGGACCCGACCTCCGGCACGATCGACGCCCCGATCGGCCGGCACCCGTCGAGCGACTGGAAGTTCGCGGTGACGGCGGACGGCAAGCCGAGCGTCACGCACTACGAGACCCTCGAGGCCTTCCGGTCGGCGACCCTGCTCGAGGTGCACCTCGAGACCGGGCGGACGCACCAGATCCGCGTGCACATGGCGGCGACGCGGCACCCGCTCGTGGGCGACACGATGTACGGAGCCGACCCGGTGCTCGCCGAGGAGCTCGGGCTGACCCGGCAGTGGCTCGACGCCGTGCGGCTCGGGTTCGAGCACCCGCGCACCGGGTCGTGGGTGGAGTTCGAGGCCTCGTACCCGGACGACCTGCAGCAGGCGCTCGACCGCATCCGCGCGGCGTAG
- the lspA gene encoding signal peptidase II, with amino-acid sequence MSRPAPRAKVSVRAIAALAFAAVVVVALDQVVKAIVVANLPYGRPVAVLGNALQFFYVRNPGAAFSFAVNMTWVFSIVSAAVVVAIIVFARRIRSMWWAIVLGMLLGGALGNLLDRLFREPGFGRGHVVDFISTPWMMPAIYNIADSFICVSMVIFVLLVILGVNLDGTRAVSEKQRREQDAAVATSEAEASTASRPLVEDPRAPRDGRDPLGHDAT; translated from the coding sequence TTGTCACGACCAGCACCACGAGCGAAGGTCAGTGTCCGCGCGATCGCGGCACTGGCCTTCGCCGCTGTCGTCGTGGTGGCACTCGACCAGGTCGTCAAGGCGATCGTCGTCGCGAACCTGCCGTACGGCCGGCCCGTGGCGGTGCTCGGCAACGCCCTGCAGTTCTTCTACGTCCGGAACCCCGGGGCCGCGTTCTCCTTCGCGGTGAACATGACGTGGGTGTTCTCGATCGTCTCGGCGGCCGTCGTCGTCGCGATCATCGTGTTCGCCCGACGGATCCGGTCGATGTGGTGGGCGATCGTTCTCGGCATGCTGCTCGGTGGCGCGCTCGGGAACCTGCTCGACCGGCTCTTCCGTGAGCCCGGCTTCGGCCGCGGGCACGTGGTGGACTTCATCTCGACGCCGTGGATGATGCCCGCGATCTACAACATCGCTGACTCGTTCATCTGCGTGAGCATGGTCATCTTCGTGCTGCTCGTCATCCTCGGGGTGAACCTCGACGGCACGCGCGCGGTCAGCGAGAAGCAGCGTCGCGAGCAGGACGCCGCGGTCGCGACCAGCGAGGCGGAGGCGAGCACTGCCTCCCGGCCGCTCGTCGAGGACCCGCGTGCGCCGCGCGACGGCCGCGACCCGCTCGGCCACGACGCGACGTGA
- a CDS encoding DivIVA domain-containing protein: MALTPEDVVNKRFQPTKFREGYDQDEVDDFLDEVVVELRRLTAENDELRQRLQAAESAPKPAATEQAAEQPAPTPEPEPAPVAAAPEPAPVAAAAPAAATVSPDEDTEGTTNLLTLARRLHEEHVREGIEKRDALIAEGTAQAARLVSDAEAKQRQIIADTENTNRQRVAVLEQEQRQLEGKIDELRTFERDYRAQLKSYIQGQLNELDTSGGTEQSGFAPASASGVGN; this comes from the coding sequence ATGGCTTTGACGCCGGAAGACGTAGTCAACAAGCGGTTCCAGCCGACGAAGTTCCGCGAGGGCTACGACCAGGACGAGGTCGATGACTTCCTCGACGAGGTCGTGGTCGAGCTCCGCCGCCTGACCGCGGAGAACGACGAGCTCCGTCAGCGCCTGCAGGCCGCCGAGTCGGCGCCGAAGCCGGCCGCGACCGAGCAGGCCGCGGAGCAGCCCGCCCCGACCCCCGAGCCCGAGCCGGCCCCCGTCGCCGCCGCTCCGGAGCCCGCGCCGGTCGCCGCTGCCGCACCCGCCGCTGCCACGGTCTCCCCGGACGAGGACACCGAGGGCACCACGAACCTCCTCACGCTCGCTCGTCGTCTGCACGAAGAGCACGTCCGCGAGGGCATCGAGAAGCGTGACGCGCTCATCGCCGAGGGCACCGCGCAGGCCGCTCGCCTCGTCTCCGACGCCGAGGCCAAGCAGCGCCAGATCATCGCCGACACCGAGAACACCAACCGTCAGCGTGTGGCGGTGCTCGAGCAGGAGCAGCGCCAGCTCGAGGGCAAGATCGACGAGCTCCGCACGTTCGAGCGCGACTACCGCGCTCAGCTGAAGAGCTACATCCAGGGGCAGCTCAACGAGCTCGACACCTCTGGCGGCACCGAGCAGTCCGGGTTCGCCCCGGCCTCTGCCTCGGGCGTCGGCAACTGA
- a CDS encoding YggT family protein, which produces MTAILLVLYYALLLYIIVLWGRFALDLVQTFNRQWRPRGGMLVVADVVYTITDPPIRFVRRLLPPMRMGPVALDFGWTIVLLVAIIVRFIVGLLITASA; this is translated from the coding sequence GTGACCGCGATCCTCCTGGTCTTGTACTACGCACTCCTGCTCTACATCATCGTGCTCTGGGGTCGGTTCGCCCTGGACCTCGTGCAGACCTTCAACCGGCAGTGGCGTCCGCGGGGCGGGATGCTCGTCGTGGCGGACGTGGTCTACACGATCACCGACCCGCCCATCCGGTTCGTGCGCCGGCTCCTCCCGCCCATGCGGATGGGGCCCGTGGCGCTCGACTTCGGCTGGACGATCGTGCTGCTCGTCGCGATCATCGTCCGGTTCATCGTCGGACTGCTCATCACGGCCTCGGCCTGA
- the sepF gene encoding cell division protein SepF yields the protein MAGPLKKTMVYLGLADEELEYEDEPQAAPARAQAAPAATPAPAAQEAPAAAAPAPTPAPEPKAHTPQRGAQVTPLRRSHTTAQKATPVQEMNEILTVHPREYKDAQSIAESFRDGIPVIINLTQMTEADARRMIDFASGLSLGLYGKIERVTNKVFLLSPAHVAVSGEAPEVESDIEANFFAQS from the coding sequence ATGGCTGGTCCGCTGAAGAAGACGATGGTCTACCTCGGCCTCGCCGACGAGGAACTCGAGTACGAGGACGAGCCGCAGGCCGCCCCGGCGCGTGCCCAGGCCGCCCCGGCGGCGACTCCCGCTCCGGCTGCTCAGGAAGCCCCGGCGGCGGCTGCACCCGCACCGACCCCGGCCCCCGAGCCCAAGGCGCACACCCCGCAGCGCGGTGCCCAGGTCACCCCGCTCCGCCGCTCGCACACGACCGCACAGAAGGCGACCCCGGTCCAGGAAATGAACGAGATCCTCACCGTCCACCCCCGTGAGTACAAGGACGCGCAGTCCATCGCCGAGAGCTTCCGCGACGGCATCCCCGTGATCATCAACCTCACGCAGATGACCGAGGCGGACGCGCGGCGCATGATCGACTTCGCCTCGGGGCTGTCGCTCGGCCTGTACGGCAAGATCGAGCGCGTCACCAACAAGGTCTTCCTGCTCTCCCCGGCCCACGTCGCAGTGAGCGGTGAGGCGCCTGAGGTAGAGTCCGACATCGAGGCGAACTTCTTCGCCCAGTCCTGA
- a CDS encoding YggS family pyridoxal phosphate-dependent enzyme produces MEARLASVRSGIADAARVAGRSPDELTLIVVTKYHPASLVRELAALGVTDVGENRHQEAQAKAAELADLPLTWHFVGQLQSKKARQVRRYAHVVQSLDRDSVVDAFAPTDAEPEPPVIDGFVQVNLTDDPERGGVRPDAVEAMVDRVLGTGTIRLRGVMAVAPLDEEPRAAFARLRGISERVVSLAPGATDISAGMSGDYAEAIAEGATHLRIGTAITGKRPDAP; encoded by the coding sequence CTGGAGGCGCGTCTCGCGTCCGTCAGGAGCGGCATCGCCGACGCGGCGCGGGTCGCGGGGCGCAGCCCCGACGAGCTGACGCTCATCGTCGTGACGAAGTACCACCCGGCGTCGCTCGTCCGCGAGCTCGCCGCGCTCGGCGTCACCGACGTGGGGGAGAACCGCCACCAGGAGGCGCAGGCGAAGGCCGCCGAGCTCGCCGACCTGCCGCTCACGTGGCACTTCGTCGGGCAGCTGCAGTCGAAGAAGGCGCGGCAGGTGCGTCGGTACGCGCACGTCGTGCAGTCGCTGGACCGGGATTCGGTGGTGGACGCCTTTGCCCCGACGGACGCCGAGCCGGAGCCGCCCGTGATCGACGGTTTCGTGCAGGTCAACCTCACGGACGACCCCGAGCGCGGAGGCGTCCGTCCCGATGCCGTCGAGGCCATGGTCGACCGCGTGCTCGGCACCGGGACGATCCGGCTGCGGGGCGTGATGGCGGTCGCGCCGCTCGACGAGGAGCCCCGGGCGGCGTTCGCCCGGCTGCGCGGGATCTCGGAGCGCGTGGTCTCCCTCGCGCCCGGTGCGACGGACATCAGCGCCGGCATGAGCGGCGACTACGCGGAAGCGATCGCCGAGGGCGCGACACACCTCCGGATCGGGACCGCAATCACGGGGAAACGCCCGGACGCACCGTAG
- the ftsZ gene encoding cell division protein FtsZ has translation MTTNHNYLAVIKVVGVGGGGVNAVNRMIELGLRGVEFIAINTDAQALLLSDADVKLDVGREITRGLGAGADPEVGRRAAEDHAEEIEEALAGADMVFVTAGEGGGTGTGGAPVVARIAKSIGALTIGVVTKPFSFEGKRRQSQAENGVASLKDEVDTLIVVPNDRLLEISDRGISMVEAFATADQVLLAGVQGITDLITTPGLINLDFADVKSVMQGAGSALMGIGSSRGADRAIKAAELAVASPLLEASIDGAHGVLLSIQGGSNLGIFEINDAARLVQEAVHPEANIIFGAVIDDTLGDEVRVTVIAAGFDGGEPTAQQKERRSSWVEADGGGSTGAAAGAAGATGAIEDSSSSWASQEHEAPAQRAADPAFDDDDDELDVPDFLK, from the coding sequence GTGACCACGAACCACAACTACCTCGCCGTCATCAAGGTCGTCGGTGTCGGCGGCGGCGGCGTCAACGCCGTGAACCGCATGATCGAGCTCGGCCTCCGCGGCGTGGAGTTCATCGCGATCAACACCGACGCGCAGGCCCTGCTGCTCAGCGACGCCGACGTCAAGCTCGACGTCGGTCGCGAGATCACCCGCGGCCTCGGCGCCGGCGCGGACCCCGAGGTCGGCCGTCGCGCCGCCGAGGACCACGCCGAGGAGATCGAGGAAGCCCTCGCGGGTGCCGACATGGTCTTCGTCACCGCGGGCGAGGGCGGCGGGACCGGTACGGGTGGTGCTCCCGTGGTGGCCCGCATCGCGAAGTCGATCGGCGCGCTGACCATCGGCGTCGTCACGAAGCCGTTCAGCTTCGAGGGCAAGCGTCGGCAGTCCCAGGCCGAGAACGGCGTCGCGTCGCTCAAGGACGAGGTCGACACGCTGATCGTCGTCCCGAACGACCGCCTCCTCGAGATCTCCGACCGCGGCATCTCGATGGTCGAGGCCTTCGCGACCGCCGACCAGGTCCTCCTCGCCGGCGTCCAGGGCATCACCGACCTCATCACGACCCCCGGCCTCATCAACCTCGACTTCGCCGACGTCAAGTCGGTCATGCAGGGTGCGGGCTCGGCGCTCATGGGCATCGGCTCCTCGCGCGGGGCCGACCGGGCGATCAAGGCCGCCGAGCTCGCGGTCGCCAGCCCGCTGCTCGAAGCCTCGATCGACGGCGCGCACGGCGTGCTCCTGTCGATCCAGGGCGGATCGAACCTCGGCATCTTCGAGATCAACGACGCCGCCCGCCTGGTGCAGGAGGCCGTCCACCCCGAGGCGAACATCATCTTCGGTGCGGTCATCGACGACACCCTCGGCGACGAGGTCCGCGTGACCGTCATCGCCGCCGGCTTCGACGGTGGCGAGCCGACCGCGCAGCAGAAGGAGCGTCGCTCGAGCTGGGTGGAGGCGGACGGTGGCGGGTCCACCGGCGCCGCGGCCGGTGCCGCCGGCGCGACCGGTGCCATCGAGGACTCGTCGTCCTCGTGGGCGTCGCAGGAGCACGAGGCGCCGGCGCAGCGCGCCGCCGACCCGGCCTTCGACGATGACGACGACGAGCTCGACGTCCCCGACTTCCTGAAGTAA
- a CDS encoding FtsQ-type POTRA domain-containing protein yields MKRPEGFDERPEPTAPDEGAPAPRQRRAPRLPRRPVAPTPEDGLEARVDPAPPAAGPEAAGPEDEAAPSSRDRASALAGAAGRRLGAGLSSVAGRLREYAPDEDHPSDDRGGPRPRPDDATSGGSVHDDGRVTDVLETPIGTKVRAAETAREARIARRRRRLLERAEVRRFTRRSRHRRAAWITAAGIVVVLGASILVAVYSPLMALQTIEVKGTNRVDDVALRRALSGQIGTPLARLDFDEVKRDIAQFPLVESYVTEEAPPHTLVVTVTERTPVVAVQSGRTFDLVDPAGIVVQSAKDRPASMPLADIGSAKLGSPVFRTMSEVVLALPSSVRSQTKAVKASTADDVTLTLKDGSKVVWGSPDASDAKARLLAALVRDHETRDPGSVVEYDVSAPDNGVIRSAK; encoded by the coding sequence GTGAAGCGTCCCGAGGGGTTCGACGAGCGTCCGGAGCCGACCGCTCCGGACGAGGGCGCCCCGGCGCCCCGGCAGCGTCGTGCCCCCCGGCTCCCGCGTCGACCGGTCGCGCCGACACCCGAGGACGGCCTGGAGGCACGGGTCGACCCCGCCCCGCCGGCTGCGGGACCCGAGGCGGCCGGGCCGGAGGACGAGGCAGCGCCGTCCTCGCGTGACCGCGCCTCCGCCCTCGCCGGTGCCGCCGGCCGCCGCCTGGGCGCCGGGCTGTCGTCCGTCGCCGGGCGACTCCGCGAGTACGCACCGGACGAGGACCACCCCTCCGACGACCGCGGCGGACCGCGCCCCCGTCCGGACGATGCGACGTCCGGCGGCTCCGTCCACGACGATGGCCGGGTCACCGACGTCCTGGAGACCCCGATCGGGACGAAGGTCCGCGCCGCCGAGACCGCTCGAGAGGCCCGCATCGCCAGGCGCCGCCGCCGTCTCCTCGAACGCGCCGAGGTCCGCCGCTTCACCCGGCGCAGCCGCCACCGCCGTGCCGCGTGGATCACGGCGGCCGGGATCGTCGTGGTGCTCGGCGCTTCGATCCTCGTCGCGGTGTACTCGCCGCTCATGGCCCTGCAGACGATCGAGGTCAAGGGCACGAACCGGGTGGACGACGTCGCGCTCCGACGGGCGCTGTCCGGTCAGATCGGCACGCCGCTCGCCCGACTCGACTTCGACGAGGTCAAGCGCGACATCGCGCAGTTCCCGCTCGTCGAGAGCTACGTCACCGAGGAGGCGCCGCCGCACACCCTCGTCGTGACCGTCACCGAGCGCACGCCCGTGGTCGCCGTGCAGTCCGGCCGCACCTTCGATCTCGTCGACCCGGCCGGCATCGTCGTGCAGTCGGCGAAGGACCGCCCGGCGTCGATGCCCCTCGCCGACATCGGCAGCGCGAAGCTCGGTTCCCCGGTGTTCCGCACCATGTCCGAGGTGGTCCTGGCGCTCCCGTCGTCGGTGCGCTCGCAGACGAAGGCCGTCAAGGCCTCCACCGCGGACGACGTCACCCTGACGCTCAAGGACGGCTCGAAGGTCGTCTGGGGGAGCCCCGACGCGTCGGACGCGAAGGCCCGGCTCCTGGCCGCGCTCGTGCGGGACCACGAGACCCGTGACCCGGGGTCGGTCGTCGAGTACGACGTCAGCGCGCCCGACAACGGCGTCATCCGCTCGGCGAAGTAG
- the murC gene encoding UDP-N-acetylmuramate--L-alanine ligase — MTIKPDLTQPIPDDLGAVHFVGIGGSGMSGIARMFLAAGHRVSGSDARETATTQTMRELGADVHIGHDAANVAEADTIVVTSALWPDNPELLEAQRRGIPVLHRSQALAALIAGQRLVAVAGAHGKTTSTGMIVTALVELGLDPSFVNGGVIQSLGTSSAPGSSDLFVVEADESDGSFLLYDVAVALVTNVDADHLDHYGSVEAFTEAFVDFAAKASERLVISSDDGEAKRVTAGVRARPDAPEIVTFGEADDADVRIERITESAGVEVDFRAGGESHHLTLRVPGRHNAVNAVGAFAVLTGLGVAPADAIRGIEAFGGTQRRFELHGVERGVSVYDDYAHHPTEVAAALRAARNVVGDGRIIAIHQPHLYSRTRLMAGDFAKVYEELADHTVVLDVYGAREDPEPGVTGALVQERFADQSRVDFLPDWDEASARAAAVAQDGDIIMTLSCGDVYRIIPQVLTALHDGAQSR; from the coding sequence ATGACCATCAAGCCGGACCTGACCCAGCCGATCCCGGACGACCTCGGTGCCGTGCACTTCGTCGGCATCGGTGGTTCCGGGATGAGCGGCATCGCCCGGATGTTCCTCGCCGCCGGCCACCGCGTCAGCGGGAGCGACGCCCGCGAGACCGCGACCACGCAGACGATGCGAGAGCTCGGCGCCGACGTGCACATCGGTCACGACGCCGCGAACGTCGCCGAGGCGGACACGATCGTCGTCACGAGCGCGTTGTGGCCGGACAACCCCGAGCTGCTCGAGGCCCAGCGCCGCGGCATCCCGGTGCTGCACCGGTCCCAGGCCCTCGCGGCGCTCATCGCCGGGCAGCGCCTCGTCGCGGTCGCCGGTGCCCACGGCAAGACCACCTCGACGGGCATGATCGTCACCGCCCTCGTCGAGCTCGGCCTCGACCCGAGCTTCGTGAACGGCGGCGTCATCCAGTCCCTCGGCACGAGCTCGGCCCCGGGTTCGAGCGACCTCTTCGTCGTCGAGGCCGACGAGTCCGACGGCTCCTTCCTGCTCTACGACGTGGCCGTGGCGCTCGTCACGAACGTCGACGCCGACCACCTCGACCACTACGGCAGCGTCGAGGCGTTCACCGAGGCGTTCGTCGACTTCGCCGCGAAGGCCTCCGAGCGCCTGGTCATCTCGAGCGACGACGGCGAGGCCAAGCGCGTCACCGCGGGAGTCCGTGCCCGACCCGACGCGCCGGAGATCGTCACGTTCGGCGAGGCGGACGACGCCGACGTCCGCATCGAGCGCATCACCGAGTCGGCCGGGGTCGAGGTCGACTTCCGCGCCGGCGGTGAGTCGCACCACCTGACCCTGCGGGTGCCCGGGCGGCACAACGCCGTGAACGCGGTCGGGGCCTTCGCGGTCCTCACCGGCCTCGGCGTCGCGCCCGCCGACGCGATCCGTGGGATCGAGGCCTTCGGCGGCACCCAGCGACGCTTCGAGCTCCACGGCGTCGAGCGCGGGGTGTCGGTGTACGACGACTACGCGCACCACCCGACCGAGGTGGCGGCGGCGCTCCGGGCAGCGCGCAACGTCGTCGGGGACGGCCGGATCATCGCGATCCACCAGCCGCACCTGTACTCGCGCACACGGCTCATGGCCGGCGACTTCGCGAAGGTCTACGAGGAGCTCGCGGACCACACCGTCGTGCTCGACGTCTACGGTGCGCGCGAGGACCCCGAGCCCGGCGTCACGGGCGCGCTCGTGCAGGAGCGCTTCGCGGACCAGTCCCGCGTCGACTTCCTGCCCGACTGGGACGAGGCCTCGGCCCGCGCGGCCGCGGTCGCGCAGGACGGCGACATCATCATGACGCTCAGCTGCGGTGACGTGTACCGGATCATCCCGCAGGTGCTCACGGCGCTGCACGACGGAGCGCAGTCCCGGTGA
- a CDS encoding UDP-N-acetylglucosamine--N-acetylmuramyl-(pentapeptide) pyrophosphoryl-undecaprenol N-acetylglucosamine transferase translates to MSRYLFAGGGTAGHVNPLLAVADRLTERDPDAEVLVLGTAEGLESRLVPMRGYELLTIPRLPFPRKPNAAALRFPGAFRRAVQRTEQIIRDRGVDVVLGVGGYAAAPAYIAARRTGTPIVVHEQNAKPGLANRLAAFLTEHVGVTFSNTRLRHGRVVGMPLRREVESLDRRASRAEGLAEFGLDADRPVLLVTGGSSGARSINRTVNRSAAAIVGAGWQVLHVVGAKSDIGPSDLDGYHVLPYCDRMDLAYAASDFVVSRSGAGMVCELTAVGLPSVLVPYPVGNGEQRHNAKDVVDAGGAVLVADGEFDQDWVTFQLLTLLQDRARVASMAVRAGSVGHRDGADRMTDLVLDAARSATRAGQSETTGDATRAGQSDTSGDAARNAPRAETGDTARDADGRPTTGSTTEEP, encoded by the coding sequence GTGAGCCGCTACCTCTTCGCCGGCGGCGGGACCGCCGGCCACGTGAACCCCCTGCTCGCGGTCGCCGACCGGCTGACCGAGCGCGACCCCGACGCCGAGGTGCTCGTCCTCGGGACCGCCGAGGGCCTCGAGTCCCGGCTCGTCCCGATGCGCGGCTACGAACTGCTGACGATCCCGCGCCTGCCCTTCCCGAGGAAGCCGAACGCCGCAGCGCTGCGCTTCCCCGGCGCCTTCCGGCGCGCGGTGCAACGCACCGAGCAGATCATCCGCGACCGCGGCGTCGACGTCGTCCTCGGGGTCGGCGGCTACGCGGCCGCTCCCGCCTACATCGCGGCCCGTCGCACCGGCACGCCGATCGTCGTGCACGAGCAGAACGCCAAGCCCGGCCTCGCGAACCGCCTCGCCGCGTTCCTCACCGAGCACGTCGGCGTCACGTTCTCGAACACCCGACTCCGGCACGGCCGCGTCGTCGGCATGCCGCTCCGTCGCGAGGTCGAGTCCCTGGACCGCCGTGCGAGCCGGGCCGAGGGGCTCGCGGAGTTCGGCCTCGACGCCGACCGCCCCGTCCTGCTGGTGACCGGTGGGTCCTCGGGAGCCCGGAGCATCAACCGCACGGTGAACCGCAGCGCAGCCGCGATCGTCGGCGCCGGGTGGCAGGTGCTGCACGTCGTCGGTGCGAAGTCGGACATCGGGCCGAGCGACCTCGACGGCTACCACGTGCTGCCCTACTGCGACCGCATGGACCTCGCGTACGCCGCGAGCGACTTCGTGGTCTCGCGGTCCGGCGCCGGCATGGTCTGCGAGCTCACCGCCGTCGGGCTGCCGAGCGTCCTCGTGCCGTACCCGGTCGGCAACGGCGAACAGCGGCACAACGCGAAGGACGTCGTCGACGCCGGGGGAGCGGTCCTCGTGGCCGACGGGGAATTCGACCAGGACTGGGTGACGTTCCAGCTCCTGACGCTCCTGCAGGACCGCGCCCGCGTCGCGAGCATGGCGGTCCGCGCGGGCAGCGTCGGACACCGCGACGGCGCCGACCGGATGACCGACCTCGTGCTCGACGCCGCACGGAGCGCAACCCGCGCCGGGCAGAGCGAGACGACCGGCGACGCAACCCGCGCCGGACAGAGCGACACGTCCGGCGACGCAGCACGGAACGCACCGCGCGCCGAGACCGGCGACACAGCACGCGACGCCGACGGCCGGCCGACCACCGGCAGCACCACGGAGGAACCATGA
- the ftsW gene encoding putative lipid II flippase FtsW, with product MADLPANGPSGAAGARGTSATGTSSARGTGATGTSSATGAGSSRRRPTGAVVAVKNVFVAESATFYTILGVTLFLVVFGVVMVLSSSSVEQYAATHDFFGAASRQGLYAVLGVPLMLIASRVPARAWRKWAMGILGAALVLQLLVYTPLGVEIQGNRNWISIGSFSAQPSEAVKLGLALAVGAIMYVKRDKLDNWKELFVPIGIAIVLPLGLVLLGGDQGTAMIMLILVLGALYVGGARAKHLLVVVGTIAVVLPFITMTSASRSYRINAWLSGCTDSNQFQDLCWQPVHGMWALASGGVFGVGLGNSKAKWSWLPEADNDYIFAIIGEELGLIGAVVVLALFVVLAVSMIKVIRQSRDPFVKTVTGGILAWIIGQALVNIAVVLGLLPVLGVPLPLISAGGSALIMTLVGIGVVLSFARDLPGKRSDDPGIDHRTALRGSGASTGARAGTTPRSPRTNGAQR from the coding sequence ATGGCGGACCTTCCGGCGAACGGCCCTAGCGGCGCAGCGGGCGCGCGCGGCACGAGTGCGACCGGCACGTCGAGCGCGCGCGGCACGGGCGCGACCGGCACGTCGAGCGCGACCGGCGCGGGATCGTCGCGGCGCCGCCCGACAGGCGCCGTCGTCGCGGTGAAGAACGTGTTCGTCGCCGAGTCGGCCACGTTCTACACGATCCTCGGCGTCACGCTCTTCCTCGTCGTCTTCGGCGTCGTCATGGTGCTCTCGTCCTCCAGCGTCGAGCAGTACGCCGCCACGCACGACTTCTTCGGCGCAGCGTCCCGGCAGGGGCTCTACGCGGTGCTCGGCGTGCCGCTCATGCTCATCGCCAGCCGGGTGCCCGCCCGCGCCTGGCGGAAGTGGGCGATGGGGATCCTGGGCGCGGCGCTCGTGCTGCAGCTGCTCGTCTACACACCGCTCGGCGTGGAGATCCAGGGCAACCGGAACTGGATCTCGATCGGCTCGTTCAGCGCGCAGCCCTCCGAGGCCGTGAAGCTCGGACTCGCCCTCGCGGTCGGCGCGATCATGTACGTCAAGCGGGACAAGCTCGACAACTGGAAGGAGCTGTTCGTCCCGATCGGCATCGCCATCGTGCTGCCGCTCGGCCTCGTGCTCCTCGGCGGCGACCAGGGCACGGCGATGATCATGCTCATCCTCGTCCTCGGCGCCCTCTACGTCGGTGGCGCGCGGGCGAAGCACCTGCTCGTGGTCGTCGGCACGATCGCCGTCGTGCTGCCGTTCATCACGATGACGTCGGCGTCGCGGTCGTACCGCATCAACGCCTGGCTCTCCGGCTGCACCGACTCGAACCAGTTCCAGGACCTCTGCTGGCAGCCCGTGCACGGCATGTGGGCGCTGGCGTCCGGCGGCGTCTTCGGTGTCGGACTCGGCAACTCCAAGGCGAAGTGGTCCTGGCTGCCCGAGGCCGACAACGACTACATCTTCGCGATCATCGGCGAGGAACTCGGGCTCATCGGCGCCGTCGTCGTCCTCGCGCTCTTCGTGGTCCTCGCGGTCAGCATGATCAAGGTCATCCGGCAGAGCCGCGACCCGTTCGTCAAGACCGTCACCGGCGGCATCCTCGCGTGGATCATCGGGCAGGCGCTCGTCAACATCGCGGTGGTCCTCGGGCTCCTGCCGGTGCTCGGGGTGCCGTTGCCGCTCATCTCCGCGGGTGGCTCGGCGCTCATCATGACCCTCGTCGGCATCGGTGTGGTGCTGTCGTTCGCGCGGGACCTGCCCGGCAAGCGCTCCGACGACCCGGGCATCGACCACCGGACCGCCCTGCGCGGCTCGGGCGCCAGCACCGGCGCCCGCGCCGGCACCACCCCGCGCAGTCCGCGCACGAACGGAGCCCAGCGGTGA